The Pseudomonas berkeleyensis genome includes a region encoding these proteins:
- a CDS encoding tRNA-uridine aminocarboxypropyltransferase — MTQPAPHAVARLRAERLARSLKPFVARGSRAERCPNCRVQPTHCLCAWRPQVQSNAGMCLVMHDIEALKPSNTGWLIADVVPETHAFGWTRTAVEPGLLALLADPQWQPFLVFPGEYVAPQRVVEEVNLAPGKRPLFVLLDATWTEARKMFRKSPYLDALPVLSLTPAQLSRYRLRRSTRGEHLCTAEVAAMCLELAGDLRACEALDDYLDAFSQHYLAAKRRLPLDLNDSLHQRLQAYR; from the coding sequence ATGACTCAACCAGCCCCACATGCCGTTGCCCGTTTGCGCGCAGAACGCCTGGCGCGCAGCCTGAAACCCTTCGTTGCCCGCGGCTCACGCGCCGAGCGCTGCCCGAATTGCCGGGTGCAGCCAACCCATTGCCTGTGCGCTTGGCGTCCGCAGGTACAGTCCAATGCCGGGATGTGCCTGGTGATGCATGACATTGAGGCGCTCAAGCCGAGCAACACCGGCTGGCTGATCGCCGATGTGGTGCCCGAAACCCATGCATTCGGCTGGACGCGCACGGCTGTGGAACCGGGGCTGCTGGCGTTGCTGGCCGATCCGCAATGGCAACCGTTTCTGGTCTTCCCGGGGGAATATGTCGCGCCGCAGCGAGTCGTCGAGGAGGTGAATCTGGCTCCCGGCAAACGACCCTTGTTCGTGCTGCTCGATGCCACCTGGACCGAGGCGCGCAAGATGTTTCGCAAGAGCCCGTATCTGGATGCGCTACCGGTGCTCAGCCTGACGCCTGCACAGTTATCGCGCTATCGCCTGCGGCGTTCCACCCGTGGCGAGCACCTGTGCACTGCCGAGGTGGCTGCCATGTGCCTGGAGCTGGCCGGCGACCTGCGCGCCTGTGAGGCGCTGGACGATTACCTGGATGCTTTCAGCCAGCATTATCTGGCGGCCAAACGACGTCTGCCGCTGGATCTCAACGATTCTTTGCACCAGCGTTTGCAGGCGTATCGCTGA
- a CDS encoding DMT family transporter, whose protein sequence is MRSQALRADLLMLITAMIWGSVFVAQQLGMENIGPFLYSGLRFVLASLVLIPVILLIQRRSRQPSPPPTRGLLLGGVIMGLALAIGINLQQVGLMFTTVTNSGFITGLYVIVVPLLGLFIGQKSSLGIWLGASLAVVGMFLLSVGEGFTVASGDWLQLAGAFVWGIHVLLVGFFASRHDPLRLALIQFATCAVISLALALVFETATLEGILKAGPAILYGGIFGVAIGFTLQVIAQQHAIASHAAIILSLEAVFAAIAGALLLGEMLELRGYLGCALMFAGMLLAQLWPKPLPIELSDTPANAGAKNR, encoded by the coding sequence ATGCGAAGCCAAGCCCTGCGCGCCGACCTGTTGATGCTGATTACCGCGATGATCTGGGGAAGCGTGTTCGTCGCCCAGCAACTGGGTATGGAAAACATCGGCCCCTTCCTTTATTCCGGTCTGCGCTTCGTGCTCGCCAGCCTGGTGCTGATCCCGGTGATCCTCCTGATACAACGGCGCAGCCGGCAGCCGAGTCCGCCCCCTACTCGAGGGCTGCTGCTGGGCGGCGTCATCATGGGGCTGGCGCTGGCGATCGGTATCAACCTGCAGCAAGTGGGTCTGATGTTCACCACCGTGACCAACTCCGGCTTCATCACCGGCCTATATGTGATCGTGGTACCGCTGCTCGGTTTATTCATCGGCCAGAAAAGCAGCCTGGGCATCTGGCTGGGCGCCAGCCTGGCGGTCGTCGGCATGTTCCTGCTCAGCGTCGGCGAAGGTTTCACCGTGGCATCCGGCGACTGGCTGCAACTGGCTGGCGCCTTCGTCTGGGGCATCCATGTGCTGTTGGTGGGTTTCTTCGCCAGCCGTCACGATCCGCTGCGCCTGGCCCTGATCCAGTTCGCCACCTGCGCGGTGATCAGCCTGGCGCTGGCCCTGGTGTTCGAGACGGCAACGCTGGAGGGCATCCTCAAAGCCGGCCCGGCCATCCTCTACGGCGGCATTTTCGGTGTGGCGATCGGTTTCACCCTGCAGGTCATCGCCCAGCAGCACGCCATCGCCTCGCACGCTGCGATCATCCTCTCGCTGGAGGCCGTATTCGCCGCTATCGCCGGTGCCCTGCTGCTCGGTGAAATGCTGGAACTGCGCGGCTATCTGGGCTGCGCGCTGATGTTCGCCGGCATGCTTTTGGCCCAACTCTGGCCGAAACCACTGCCGATCGAACTCAGCGATACGCCTGCAAACGCTGGTGCAAAGAATCGTTGA
- the erdR gene encoding response regulator transcription factor ErdR, whose protein sequence is MAAYEILIADDHPLFRSALQQALTLGLGPQVRLVEAASIAELEACLAEKNDWDLVLLDLNMPGAYGFSGLVLLRGQYPQIPVVMISAQEEASVVNRSREFGASGFIPKSSSLEIIQQAVRQVLDGDTWWPQLAEEAAPVSAEAKAASAGLASLTPQQFRVLTMVCEGLLNKQIAYELNVSEATVKAHVTAIFRKLGVRTRTQAALLLQQLESIPGQ, encoded by the coding sequence ATGGCCGCCTACGAAATCCTGATTGCCGATGATCACCCGCTGTTTCGCAGCGCGTTGCAGCAAGCCCTGACGCTGGGCCTGGGCCCTCAGGTTCGGTTGGTGGAGGCTGCCAGCATCGCCGAGCTCGAGGCCTGTCTGGCCGAGAAGAACGACTGGGATCTGGTGCTGCTGGATCTGAACATGCCGGGTGCCTACGGTTTTTCCGGCTTGGTCTTGTTGAGAGGGCAATACCCGCAGATTCCCGTGGTGATGATCTCCGCGCAGGAAGAGGCTTCGGTGGTCAATCGTTCCCGCGAGTTCGGTGCCAGTGGCTTCATCCCCAAGTCCAGTTCGCTGGAGATCATCCAGCAGGCCGTTCGCCAGGTGCTCGACGGCGATACCTGGTGGCCGCAACTGGCGGAGGAAGCCGCGCCAGTCTCGGCTGAAGCCAAGGCTGCCAGTGCCGGTCTGGCCAGCCTCACGCCACAACAGTTTCGTGTGCTGACCATGGTCTGCGAAGGCCTGTTGAACAAGCAGATCGCCTATGAATTGAATGTGTCGGAGGCGACCGTCAAGGCTCATGTCACCGCCATTTTCCGTAAGCTGGGCGTGCGCACTCGTACCCAGGCAGCCCTGCTGTTGCAGCAGCTGGAATCGATTCCAGGGCAGTAA
- a CDS encoding diacylglycerol kinase yields MSPFKGQTGLKRILNAASYSLDGLRAAFLGEAAFRQLALLNCVLIPSAFLLDVSRGERALMVAVCLLALIVELLNSAIEAAIDRISLERHPLSKNAKDMGSAAQFVALGMIAVVWAVILLG; encoded by the coding sequence ATGTCGCCATTCAAGGGCCAGACCGGCCTCAAACGTATCCTCAACGCTGCCAGCTATTCGCTCGACGGCTTACGCGCCGCCTTTCTCGGTGAGGCGGCGTTTCGTCAGCTGGCGCTGCTCAACTGTGTGCTCATCCCCTCGGCTTTTCTGCTCGATGTCAGTCGTGGCGAGCGGGCGTTGATGGTAGCGGTCTGTCTGCTGGCGCTGATCGTCGAGTTGCTCAACTCGGCCATCGAAGCCGCAATCGACCGTATTTCCCTTGAACGTCACCCACTTTCCAAGAATGCCAAGGACATGGGCAGTGCCGCGCAGTTCGTCGCGCTCGGCATGATTGCGGTGGTCTGGGCGGTGATCCTGCTGGGCTGA